Proteins found in one Mytilus edulis chromosome 2, xbMytEdul2.2, whole genome shotgun sequence genomic segment:
- the LOC139510372 gene encoding uncharacterized protein — MPVNNLATGGRTVNLSNATSSTSTIHNKTINNEQLVNDKFLYLFSEFDSDYCLNHDIEILLRQVRFFENFKSNTGIFSGVKGRLAKSIQYWEHIGANSFILDTLKNGYLIPFIDTPSSMYMKNNKSALKNDDFVSKSVNELVLSGCVIEVPFQPYIVNPLSVATQKSGKRRLILDLSTLNLSVKKEKIKFEDWKIAVQYFQKNDYLYKFDLKSGYFHLDICPQQHTYLGFSWEEKFYCFTVLAFGLSTGPYIFTKCLRPLVKYWRKNGIKIVLYLDDGFGMNNENNECIKDAEFVKQSLLSAGFLLNEEKSVFTPVQKLEWLGIIWDSCNFTLCIPQRRIDELFQSIHNVFREIPYISARNLAQVTGRIISMSPVIGNITRIMTRYCYMSIESRMSWDSYLVLESKSFVISELKFWLDNIANVNFKTLNHYSQSHVMVYSDASSIAAGACTVELESKIFHTMWKSTEMLESSTWRELKAIELALMSYQHAFAGKSLKWLTDNQNCVRIVQAGSMKEKLQDIAISIFSICLQKGISINIQWIPRGENSKADYISKILDYEDWGVSELFYTFINDLWGPYTVDRFASSRNTKLERFNSLFWNVNTEAVDCFTQNWSGENNWIVPPIYLVLRAIKHVIACKARGTLIVPKWISATYWPFIF, encoded by the coding sequence ATGCCTGTAAACAATTTGGCCACTGGAGGAAGAACTGTCAACTTGTCAAACGCAACCAGTTCAACTTCAACAATAcacaacaaaacaattaacaatgaaCAGTTAGTTAATgataagtttttatatttattttctgaatttgatagtgattattgtttaaatcatGATATTGAGATTTTGCTTAGACAAGtaagattttttgaaaatttcaaatctaACACGGGTATATTCTCTGGTGTAAAGGGAAGGTTAGCCAAAAGTATTCAGTACTGGGAGCATATCGGTgctaattcatttattttagacACACTGAAAAATGGTTATCTTATTCCATTTATTGATACTCCTTCGAGCATGtacatgaaaaataacaaatctgCTCTTAAGAATGATGATTTTGTTAGCAAATCTGTAAATGAACTTGTTCTTTCAGGTTGCGTCATTGAGGTCCCTTTTCAACCTTACATTGTGAATCCGCTCAGTGTAGCTACTCAAAAGTCTGGGAAAAGGcgtctaattttagatttgagCACTTTGAATTTATCAGTGAAAAAGGAAAAGATTAAATTTGAAGATTGGAAAATAGCTGTGCAATACTTTCAGAAAAATGattatctgtataaatttgatttaaagtcTGGTTATTTTCATTTGGATATATGTCCACAGCAGCACACGTATCTAGGTTTTTCGTGGGAAGAAAAATTTTATTGCTTCACTGTTTTAGCATTTGGTCTTTCAACGGGTCCTTACATATTTACAAAGTGTCTCAGACCATTGGTCAAGTATTGGAgaaaaaatggtataaaaatagttttatatctTGATGATGGATTTGGTATGAATAACGAAAATAATGAATGCATCAAAGATGCTGAATTTGTGAAACAATCACTTTTGAGTGCGGGTTTTCTTCTGAACGAAGAAAAATCAGTTTTTACTCCTGTACAGAAGTTGGAGTGGTTGGGAATCATTTGGGATTCATGTAATTTCACTTTATGCATTCCTCAAAGGAGAATTGACGAATTATTTCAATCTATTCATAATGTTTTCAGAGAAATTCCATATATTTCTGCCAGAAATTTAGCCCAGGTAACGGGTAGAATTATAAGTATGTCTCCTGTGATCGGAAATATTACTAGAATAATGACTAGATATTGCTATATGTCTATTGAAAGTAGAATGTCATGGGATAGTTATTTAGTTTTAGAAAGTAAAAGTTTTGTGATATCAGAATTAAAGTTCTGGCTTGATAACATTgctaatgtaaattttaaaacattaaatcacTATAGTCAGTCACATGTAATGGTATATTCTGATGCTAGCAGCATAGCTGCCGGAGCATGTACAGTAGAGTTGGAAAGTAAAATTTTTCACACTATGTGGAAATCCACTGAAATGTTAGAGAGTTCCACGTGGAGGGAACTAAAGGCCATAGAATTGGCGTTGATGTCTTATCAACATGCATTTGCGGGAAAATCCTTAAAATGGCTAACTGATAATCAAAATTGTGTCAGAATTGTTCAAGCAGGAAGCATGAAAGAAAAACTGCAAGATATAGCAATTTccattttttcaatttgtttacaaAAGGGAATCTCCATTAACATACAATGGATTCCGAGAGGTGAAAATTCGAAAGCTGATTATATCAGTAAAATCCTTGATTATGAAGACTGGGGAGTCTCAGAATTGTTCTATACTTTTATTAACGACCTTTGGGGTCCTTATACAGTCGATCGTTTTGCTAGTTCTCGTAacacaaaattagaaagatttaaCTCTTTATTCTGGAATGTAAATACAGAAGCTGTAGACTGTTTTACTCAGAATTGGTCTGGTGAAAACAATTGGATTGTACCACCTATTTACTTAGTATTGAGAGCTATAAAACATGTAATTGCTTGTAAAGCTAGAGGTACTTTAATTGTACCAAAATGGATATCTGCGACCTATTGGcctttcattttttaa
- the LOC139510955 gene encoding uncharacterized protein has translation MTTFPFKIDSVGSVICTHLTHDQSTTYFEPITKDTFSSWAEENASEVQYIIDSNTSKSRFIVMGDLNNGPAIPDKNIAAHFEGSYNRLIGSGMQSPYVDMTGKPTFAASSAIIDHVMHKGYTAVNSRRILDNDKLVNGDRLSDHYGVEVWLK, from the exons ATGACAACATTTCCATTTAAGATTGATTCTGTTGGCTCGGTTATATGCACACATCTGACACATGACCAATCTACAACTTATTTTGAAC CGATTACCAAAGATACATTTTCCAGTTGGGCTGAAGAAAACGCATCTGAAGTACAATATATCATAGACTCTAACACAAGCAAATCAAGATTCATAGTTATGGGAGACTTGAATAATGGACCAGCTATTCCCGATAAAAACATAGCAGCCCATTTTGAAG GATCGTACAACAGATTGATAGGATCTGGTATGCAGTCGCCTTATGTGGATATGACAGGAAAACCAACGTTTGCTGCTTCCAGTGCAATCATTGATCATGTCATGCACAAAGGATATACTGCAGTTAACTCCAGG AGAATACTTGATAATGACAAACTCGTGAATGGAGACCGATTGTCGGATCATTATGGTGTTGAAGTATGGTTGAAATGA
- the LOC139510956 gene encoding uncharacterized protein → MAKIILVIQSMDFILRVASVDTVHKFVTFNTALIQQLPLIDQRRDALSQQLTKIDADVVCLQEVLLGSDVEKIVNDLKTVYPHSYSKLHGQDGQITTYTIAQPPCYGIPSVVRIVCIIIRCNIRGQLEDIVNCADQTCNVFPTISQECISCLGHAFPNFGRIFRACFRFSTTFFNPQGLILLSKKPMRNTIHQHFQPNRKQIFSKALISADVSIINYNIPNTSILKQTIDVNSRTNYDVLFTQII, encoded by the exons ATGGCTAAAATCATATTAGTGATTCAAAGCATGGATTTCATTTTAAGAGTAGCAAGTGTTGATACCGTCCACAAATTCGTAACATTTAATACTGCACTTATTCAGCAATTACCATTGATTGACCAGCGCAGAGATGCCCTTTCTCAACAGCTTACCAAGATAGATGCCGATGTTGTCTGTTTGCAAGAg GTTTTGCTGGGTAGTGACGTAGAGAAGATTGTGAATGACTTAAAGACTGTATACCCACACTCTTATAGTAAACTTCATGGTCAGGATGGACAGATTACTACATATACTATAGCACAACCGCCATGCTATGGAATCCCTAGTGTTGTTAGAATAGTATGCATTATTATAAGATGCAATATACGAGGTCAATTAGAGGATATAGTTAACTGTGCAGACCAGACATGCAATGTATTTCCAACCATAAGCCAGGAATGTATATCTTGCCTAGGCCACGCATTTCCAAATTTCGGAAGAATATTTAGAGCGTGTTTTCGGTTTTCTACAACTTTTTTCAATCCTCAAGGTCTAATTTTGCTGAGTAAGAAACCAATGCGAAACACAATCCATCAACATTTCCaaccaaatagaaaacaaatattttcgaaAGCGCTGATTTCAGCCGATGTGAGTATCATTAATTATAACATACCTAATACATCAATTTTGAAACAAACCATCGATGTAAACAGTAGAACAAATTACGATGTACTTTTTACTCAAATAATTTAA